A stretch of the Neisseria sp. DTU_2020_1000833_1_SI_GRL_NUU_006 genome encodes the following:
- a CDS encoding TonB family protein — translation MNKERILTPSVVISVVLIHASLVALLWQAHKPPVPEMMNIEFVDLADLGGDGGGDGSPEGEGAPAAPEKIPEPEKPKPKPKPVEPTKPVIKPVVTKKDDADIQQPKEKPKPVEKPKPKPEPKPEPKPEPKPEPRPEPKPEPKTESKPAPQASEYTGTKTGPNTAENGKGSGEGKALHGEGKGSGGGTKGTGSGRGEGSGSGSGGAKGEHGSGTGSGGGAGGGSGGPPAVVDKGFLPTPAYPPLSLENGEEGVVHLSILVQPGGKVVKVTVTKSSGFQRLDNAARKAATAAGSRYATNRLTEYRGKINFQLQ, via the coding sequence ATGAATAAAGAACGAATTTTAACTCCTTCTGTCGTCATCTCGGTGGTTTTGATCCACGCGAGTTTGGTCGCGTTGTTATGGCAGGCACACAAGCCGCCTGTGCCGGAAATGATGAATATTGAGTTTGTCGATTTGGCAGATTTGGGCGGCGATGGTGGTGGAGACGGTAGTCCTGAGGGCGAAGGTGCGCCGGCGGCTCCGGAAAAGATCCCTGAGCCTGAAAAGCCAAAACCGAAACCCAAGCCGGTTGAGCCTACAAAGCCTGTTATCAAGCCGGTGGTGACGAAAAAAGATGATGCTGATATCCAGCAGCCTAAAGAGAAGCCGAAGCCGGTTGAAAAACCGAAACCGAAACCTGAACCTAAGCCGGAACCCAAACCTGAGCCTAAACCGGAGCCACGCCCAGAGCCTAAGCCTGAACCTAAAACAGAATCTAAGCCTGCACCTCAAGCTTCGGAATACACCGGTACTAAAACCGGTCCGAATACTGCGGAAAACGGAAAAGGCAGTGGAGAAGGTAAGGCCCTTCACGGTGAGGGTAAAGGAAGTGGTGGCGGTACGAAAGGTACCGGCAGCGGACGCGGTGAGGGCAGTGGATCAGGCAGTGGCGGTGCCAAAGGTGAGCATGGATCAGGTACCGGTAGCGGCGGAGGTGCAGGAGGTGGAAGCGGTGGCCCTCCTGCTGTCGTAGATAAAGGTTTCCTGCCTACACCGGCTTACCCGCCCCTTTCTCTAGAAAATGGGGAGGAAGGAGTAGTTCATTTATCTATTCTTGTTCAGCCCGGTGGTAAGGTTGTAAAAGTTACCGTAACTAAAAGTAGCGGATTCCAACGTTTGGATAATGCAGCAAGGAAGGCAGCTACTGCCGCCGGCAGCAGATACGCTACAAACCGTTTGACAGAATACCGGGGTAAAATTAATTTCCAACTTCAGTAA
- a CDS encoding c-type cytochrome has protein sequence MKRLTLAALVLAAGAAVAAPKADIAKGKEVATTICAACHAADGNSGIAMYPKLAAQHSAYIYRQTLDIKEGKRTNGSAAVMKPMVMNLSEQDILNVSAFYAKQQAKSGEANPKQNDPVLGGKIYRGGLVDKKVPACMSCHGPSGAGIPGGGTEIGAYPRLGGQHMSYVVDQMKAYKSGQRKNAIMEDIAKRLTEEELNAVSNFIQGLH, from the coding sequence ATGAAACGATTGACTTTAGCGGCCTTGGTTTTGGCTGCCGGCGCGGCTGTCGCTGCCCCGAAAGCGGATATTGCAAAAGGCAAAGAAGTGGCTACTACCATTTGTGCGGCATGTCATGCGGCGGACGGCAACAGCGGCATCGCCATGTATCCAAAGCTCGCCGCTCAACACAGTGCCTATATCTACCGTCAAACCTTGGACATTAAAGAAGGCAAACGTACAAACGGTTCCGCCGCTGTGATGAAACCTATGGTGATGAACCTGTCCGAGCAAGACATCCTGAATGTATCCGCATTCTATGCCAAACAACAGGCCAAATCCGGCGAGGCTAACCCGAAACAAAATGATCCTGTTTTGGGCGGCAAAATTTACCGAGGCGGTTTGGTGGATAAAAAAGTTCCTGCCTGTATGTCCTGCCACGGTCCCAGCGGCGCGGGTATTCCGGGCGGCGGTACCGAAATCGGCGCATATCCGCGCTTAGGCGGTCAACATATGTCTTATGTGGTCGATCAAATGAAGGCATATAAATCTGGGCAACGCAAAAACGCGATTATGGAAGATATTGCCAAACGCCTGACCGAAGAAGAGTTGAATGCGGTTTCCAACTTCATCCAGGGTCTGCATTGA
- the pilC gene encoding PilC family type IV pilus tip adhesin, which produces MKKERIMKNKPSRCPGSIRPMIYSIASALALMGAASQAQAQFAKTPLYLQNESQITEQPKVKHNIMFFIDDSASMGSIVPGARGKRGEPLNRLEVTKNALNDILDQYKDQFNWGLQTLHNNGRSDADFFSSDPEAMKTRVNKMSTGYATPATRRYFEIVSTIVMPKVEYRCQKSYVVMMSDGDANYSSYCGNSPYWPDRTIFDYDARRFYYAAKDYNWRVHNAYDSEDYQKAYEYFGERKGQDRLLRCMRAEPSYDQFWDRGNGLAFFSKKLAEKDFKVGGKDKAGKSWDGDPNDFGDYKKQTVQTFTVGFGGDITLAGEDYLKRGASKKEWYYIANKSETLLEAFKTITDTIKNDSQSEPITLDGGTAPATSSSGIPDLAATIKLNTGSWSSQILFNKLNNSDGRREGTVTQPSFGNRKTLINTGSNTYFIDAIPTDKVNNAYFGIENSDKDEWKKLLNWTGRVGNDDSAYKPYRDRKPGERDLGDILDGSVAAVGNQENGRRKYLVAAANDGMVHIFQSTAGEHPYDLKVSYLPSAMERENDASGNPITLAKVLKDIAHADYGKSIENHKYGVNGGFTLRQTAAAEQGSKFQQRVFMFGAMGQGGRGAYALNIGGKEDQTTNTGMDAAAWSDKVPLFETAKGKDNTLGFTIGTPQIGRVSTKRETDGSAKLDENIRYAGFLASGYAAEEKDATANETALYVYEMLGKEVGTGEKRGQAAGKPGDQLAKIVVKGGVGGLSTPTLLDTDFDGVVDFAFAGDRGGNMYRFDLRAASPKDWTAVKIFSGSPNKPITSAPAVSRKGAKEYVVIFGTGSEIYQSDLSNTETQSIYGIFQKLDKAPKDLAADKTNQDVAEQNLRKQTITEVEQSYNDGNNQPRTSKALYLSNEKIEETHKGWFINLGSGERVSIKPTMILRTAIVTIRKYTSDGGKTIGKEEAEKDLCMPVSNNKSTVTSTTFLGINADNGGALNSRSARFTPDIFKRELSGFGTQYANGLTQEGIVSFTFIDPNKRTDDPVTADGDSGETGTDKELGLGSGTPNNRCFSGKEGDQRSLLLNNAQSLEVKGRICGLQRISWRELFF; this is translated from the coding sequence ATGAAAAAAGAACGCATTATGAAAAACAAACCTTCACGTTGCCCCGGCTCCATCCGTCCGATGATTTACAGCATCGCCTCCGCGCTCGCACTGATGGGGGCGGCATCACAAGCGCAAGCACAGTTTGCCAAAACCCCGCTTTATTTGCAAAACGAAAGCCAAATTACAGAGCAGCCGAAAGTCAAACATAACATTATGTTTTTTATTGATGATTCGGCGAGTATGGGTTCTATTGTACCTGGAGCCAGGGGGAAGAGGGGGGAACCTTTAAATAGGTTAGAAGTAACGAAAAATGCGCTAAATGATATTCTTGATCAATATAAGGATCAGTTTAACTGGGGGTTGCAGACGCTTCATAACAATGGTCGATCAGATGCTGATTTTTTCAGTTCTGACCCAGAGGCAATGAAAACGCGTGTCAACAAGATGAGTACTGGCTATGCAACCCCAGCAACACGCCGCTATTTTGAAATTGTCAGTACGATTGTTATGCCTAAGGTTGAGTACCGTTGTCAAAAATCGTATGTCGTCATGATGTCGGATGGCGATGCTAACTATAGCTCTTATTGTGGTAATTCTCCATATTGGCCAGATAGGACGATTTTTGATTATGATGCCCGTCGTTTTTATTATGCTGCTAAAGATTACAATTGGAGAGTTCATAATGCTTATGATAGTGAAGATTACCAGAAAGCATACGAATATTTCGGCGAACGAAAAGGGCAAGATAGGCTTTTACGTTGTATGAGGGCAGAGCCTTCCTACGATCAGTTTTGGGATCGCGGTAACGGTTTGGCCTTTTTCAGTAAAAAACTAGCAGAAAAAGATTTTAAAGTCGGTGGTAAGGATAAAGCGGGTAAGAGCTGGGATGGCGATCCAAATGATTTTGGGGACTACAAAAAGCAAACTGTTCAAACATTTACTGTAGGTTTTGGTGGCGATATTACCCTGGCAGGTGAAGATTATCTGAAGCGAGGCGCCAGTAAAAAAGAGTGGTATTACATTGCTAATAAATCAGAAACCTTACTTGAGGCATTCAAAACTATTACAGATACGATTAAAAATGATAGCCAAAGTGAACCGATTACTTTGGATGGCGGTACCGCTCCGGCAACTTCCAGCAGCGGTATTCCCGATTTGGCGGCAACCATCAAGCTGAATACCGGCTCTTGGAGCAGTCAGATTTTATTTAATAAATTGAATAATAGTGATGGTAGACGGGAAGGTACGGTTACCCAGCCTTCCTTTGGTAATCGTAAAACATTGATTAACACAGGTTCTAATACTTACTTTATCGACGCCATCCCTACCGATAAAGTCAACAATGCCTATTTCGGCATTGAGAATAGTGACAAAGACGAATGGAAAAAACTGCTCAATTGGACGGGTAGGGTCGGCAATGATGACAGTGCATACAAGCCTTACCGTGACCGTAAACCTGGAGAGCGTGATTTGGGCGATATTTTGGACGGTTCCGTTGCTGCAGTCGGTAATCAGGAGAATGGTCGCCGCAAATATTTGGTTGCCGCAGCCAACGACGGTATGGTGCATATTTTCCAAAGTACGGCAGGCGAACATCCTTATGATTTGAAAGTCAGCTATCTTCCTTCTGCGATGGAGCGCGAAAACGATGCGTCAGGCAACCCGATTACGCTTGCCAAAGTATTGAAAGACATTGCACATGCGGATTACGGAAAATCCATTGAAAACCATAAATACGGCGTAAATGGTGGCTTTACCCTGCGTCAGACTGCCGCAGCTGAACAAGGCAGTAAGTTTCAGCAACGTGTCTTTATGTTTGGCGCAATGGGACAAGGCGGACGTGGTGCATACGCTCTCAATATAGGCGGTAAAGAAGATCAAACCACCAATACCGGTATGGATGCGGCTGCTTGGAGCGATAAAGTTCCTTTGTTTGAAACGGCCAAAGGTAAAGACAATACTTTGGGCTTTACCATCGGTACGCCGCAAATCGGTCGTGTTTCCACCAAACGTGAAACTGACGGTAGTGCCAAACTGGATGAAAACATCCGTTACGCAGGCTTCCTCGCCAGTGGCTACGCAGCCGAAGAAAAAGATGCGACAGCCAACGAAACTGCGTTATATGTTTACGAAATGCTTGGTAAAGAAGTTGGTACAGGCGAGAAACGCGGTCAGGCTGCAGGAAAACCCGGTGATCAACTGGCGAAAATTGTCGTGAAGGGTGGTGTAGGCGGGCTGTCTACACCGACGTTGCTCGATACCGATTTTGACGGGGTTGTCGATTTTGCCTTTGCAGGCGACCGAGGGGGTAATATGTACCGCTTCGACCTGCGTGCTGCAAGCCCGAAAGATTGGACTGCGGTTAAAATTTTCTCCGGTTCACCAAACAAGCCGATTACCTCGGCTCCTGCCGTATCACGAAAAGGAGCTAAGGAATACGTCGTGATTTTCGGTACGGGTAGCGAGATTTACCAAAGTGATTTGAGCAATACTGAAACACAATCGATTTACGGTATTTTTCAAAAACTGGATAAAGCGCCGAAAGATCTTGCTGCAGATAAGACAAATCAAGATGTTGCCGAGCAAAACCTACGCAAGCAAACGATTACTGAGGTAGAGCAGTCATATAACGATGGAAACAATCAGCCACGAACCAGTAAGGCATTGTATCTGAGTAATGAAAAAATTGAAGAGACGCATAAAGGCTGGTTCATCAATCTAGGTTCTGGCGAGCGTGTCAGCATTAAGCCGACTATGATTCTGCGGACTGCCATCGTTACGATACGCAAGTACACTTCCGATGGCGGTAAGACTATCGGCAAGGAGGAAGCGGAAAAAGACTTGTGTATGCCTGTCAGCAACAATAAGTCAACCGTAACCAGCACAACCTTCCTCGGCATCAATGCTGATAACGGCGGTGCACTCAATAGCCGTAGCGCACGTTTTACGCCTGATATATTTAAGCGTGAATTGAGTGGTTTTGGTACGCAATACGCCAATGGTTTGACTCAAGAAGGTATTGTCAGCTTCACCTTTATCGATCCGAACAAGCGTACGGACGATCCTGTTACCGCCGATGGTGATAGCGGTGAAACCGGTACGGATAAAGAGCTTGGGTTGGGTTCTGGTACGCCCAACAATAGATGCTTCTCAGGCAAAGAGGGTGACCAACGCAGCTTGTTGCTGAATAATGCGCAATCACTGGAAGTGAAAGGCCGTATCTGTGGTCTGCAACGTATCAGCTGGCGCGAGCTGTTTTTCTGA
- the yihA gene encoding ribosome biogenesis GTP-binding protein YihA/YsxC: MNLFQNAKFFTTVNHLKDLPDTPAEIAFVGRSNAGKSSAINTLTNHVRLAYVSKTPGRTQHINFFELSNGSFMVDLPGYGYAQVPEAIRTHWVKLLGDYLQQRRQLIGLVLIMDARHPLKELDLRMLDFFHITGRPVHILLSKADKLSKNEQIKTLGAVKKSLKPYMTRQRISVQLFSSLKKQGIEEVNQVVGAWFATHQEEMDNLNIGNPENSESL; encoded by the coding sequence ATGAACCTCTTTCAGAACGCCAAATTCTTCACCACCGTCAACCATCTCAAAGACCTGCCCGACACACCCGCAGAAATCGCATTTGTCGGACGCAGTAACGCAGGCAAATCCAGCGCGATCAATACCCTGACCAACCATGTCCGGCTTGCCTATGTTTCCAAAACGCCGGGACGAACCCAACACATCAATTTCTTCGAATTGAGCAACGGCAGCTTCATGGTCGATTTGCCGGGTTACGGCTATGCACAAGTTCCCGAAGCCATCCGCACGCATTGGGTCAAACTCTTGGGCGACTACCTTCAACAACGGCGCCAGCTCATCGGCTTGGTGTTGATTATGGATGCGCGCCACCCATTGAAAGAGCTGGATTTGCGGATGCTGGACTTTTTCCACATCACCGGCCGCCCTGTGCATATTTTGTTGTCGAAAGCCGACAAGCTGTCGAAAAACGAGCAAATCAAAACTTTAGGCGCAGTCAAAAAATCGCTCAAGCCCTATATGACCCGTCAACGCATCAGCGTACAACTGTTTTCCAGCCTTAAAAAGCAAGGCATCGAAGAAGTCAACCAAGTCGTCGGAGCATGGTTTGCTACGCATCAAGAAGAAATGGACAACTTGAATATCGGAAATCCGGAAAATTCCGAGTCATTGTAA
- a CDS encoding SemiSWEET family transporter encodes MTEKQMRVLSVVATLTAVGMYVSYIPQIQNNLAGNPGSPLQPLVAAINCTLWVAYGFLKEKRDYPVMLANAPGIILGLITFFTSF; translated from the coding sequence ATGACTGAAAAACAAATGCGCGTACTCTCCGTCGTCGCCACCCTGACCGCCGTAGGCATGTACGTTTCCTACATCCCGCAAATCCAAAACAACCTCGCCGGTAACCCCGGCTCGCCGCTGCAACCCCTCGTTGCCGCCATCAACTGCACATTATGGGTTGCCTACGGCTTTCTGAAAGAAAAACGCGACTACCCCGTTATGCTGGCAAATGCCCCCGGCATCATTTTGGGCTTGATTACGTTTTTTACCAGCTTTTAA
- a CDS encoding hemerythrin domain-containing protein, with protein MKPLKRHPALIELSREHHHALSLCVRLLRAPAESHRTELEAHFLELEPHFVEEETMFAPHWQNIPVAMRERFEAEHAKLRSMMANPEYLNEAWNKDFAVTLRDHARFEERELFPAVEPFLPEPEGI; from the coding sequence ATGAAGCCGCTAAAACGCCATCCCGCACTTATCGAACTTTCCCGCGAACACCATCACGCCCTTTCACTCTGCGTCCGCCTCCTGCGCGCGCCCGCTGAAAGCCATCGAACAGAGCTTGAAGCCCATTTCCTTGAATTGGAACCGCATTTTGTCGAAGAAGAAACCATGTTCGCCCCGCATTGGCAGAATATTCCCGTTGCGATGCGCGAACGTTTCGAAGCCGAACACGCCAAACTGCGCAGCATGATGGCAAATCCTGAATATCTTAACGAAGCATGGAACAAAGACTTTGCCGTTACTCTGCGCGACCATGCCCGTTTTGAAGAACGCGAACTGTTCCCCGCAGTCGAGCCGTTTTTGCCGGAACCCGAAGGAATCTGA
- the carA gene encoding glutamine-hydrolyzing carbamoyl-phosphate synthase small subunit: protein MTTPALLVLADGSVFHGTSIGYEGSTSGEVVFNTSMTGYQEILTDPSYCKQIVTLTYPHIGNTGTNAEDEESRSVYAAGLIIRDLPLLHSNFRASESLHDYLVRSKTVAIADIDTRRLTTLLREKGAQGGAILTGADATVEKAQELIAAFGSMVGKDLAKEVSCTEAYEWTEGEWALGKGFVTPAEQPFHVVAYDFGVKTNILRMLAARGCRLTVVPAQTSAEDVLALNPDGVFLSNGPGDPEPCTYAIEAVQKLMASGKPIFGICLGHQLISLAIGAKTLKMHFSHHGANHPVQDLDSSKVVITSQNHGFAVDADTLPANARITHKSLFDNTLQGIELTDKPVFCFQGHPEASPGPQDVGYLFDKFIDNMKAAK from the coding sequence ATGACCACTCCGGCTCTTCTCGTTCTCGCTGACGGCAGCGTATTTCACGGCACATCAATCGGTTACGAAGGTTCGACTTCCGGCGAAGTCGTGTTCAACACTTCCATGACCGGCTATCAGGAAATCCTGACCGACCCGTCCTACTGCAAACAAATCGTCACCCTCACCTACCCCCACATCGGCAACACCGGCACCAACGCCGAAGATGAAGAAAGCCGCAGCGTTTATGCCGCAGGCTTGATTATCCGCGACCTGCCTTTGCTGCACAGCAACTTCCGCGCCTCCGAAAGCCTGCACGACTATCTGGTGCGCAGTAAAACCGTCGCCATCGCCGACATCGACACCCGCCGCCTGACCACGCTGCTGCGCGAAAAAGGCGCACAAGGAGGCGCGATTTTGACCGGCGCGGATGCCACGGTTGAAAAAGCGCAAGAACTCATCGCCGCGTTCGGCAGCATGGTCGGCAAAGATTTGGCGAAAGAAGTTTCCTGCACAGAAGCCTACGAATGGACCGAAGGCGAATGGGCGCTGGGCAAAGGTTTCGTTACCCCTGCCGAACAGCCGTTCCACGTCGTCGCCTACGATTTCGGCGTGAAAACCAACATCCTACGTATGCTCGCCGCACGTGGCTGCCGCCTGACCGTCGTCCCCGCCCAAACCAGCGCGGAAGACGTGTTGGCGCTCAATCCCGACGGCGTGTTCCTCTCCAACGGCCCAGGCGACCCCGAGCCTTGTACCTACGCCATCGAAGCCGTGCAAAAACTGATGGCAAGCGGCAAACCCATCTTCGGCATCTGCTTGGGACACCAGCTCATCAGCCTCGCCATCGGTGCAAAAACCCTGAAAATGCACTTCAGCCACCACGGCGCAAACCACCCCGTTCAAGACTTGGACAGCAGCAAAGTCGTCATCACCAGCCAAAACCACGGTTTCGCCGTCGATGCCGACACCCTGCCCGCCAACGCAAGGATTACCCACAAATCCTTGTTCGACAACACCTTGCAAGGCATCGAGCTGACCGACAAACCCGTGTTCTGTTTCCAAGGTCACCCCGAAGCGAGCCCCGGTCCGCAAGATGTCGGCTATCTGTTTGACAAATTCATTGACAACATGAAAGCGGCAAAATAA
- a CDS encoding endonuclease domain-containing protein, with product MTPPEKLLTADNPALRQRAKAMRKEMSEAEAKLWQHLRAGRLNGYKFRRQQPMGNYIVDFTCVTPKLIVEADGGQHTEQAAYDHARTAYLNSLGFTVLRFWNHEILQQTNDVLAEILRVLQELEKQPAR from the coding sequence ATGACCCCGCCCGAAAAACTATTGACCGCCGACAACCCCGCCCTGCGCCAACGCGCCAAAGCCATGCGCAAAGAAATGAGCGAGGCGGAAGCAAAATTGTGGCAGCACCTGCGGGCAGGCCGTCTGAACGGCTATAAATTCCGCCGCCAGCAGCCGATGGGAAACTATATTGTTGATTTTACGTGCGTAACGCCTAAGTTGATTGTCGAAGCAGACGGCGGGCAACATACGGAACAAGCCGCATACGATCACGCGCGGACAGCCTATCTGAACAGCCTGGGCTTTACCGTGCTGCGTTTTTGGAACCACGAAATTTTGCAGCAGACAAACGATGTGCTCGCGGAAATCCTGCGCGTGTTGCAAGAATTGGAAAAGCAGCCTGCACGGTAG
- a CDS encoding MotA/TolQ/ExbB proton channel family protein, with translation MDLKLVFESGDFVLISVFVLMLLMSIVTWCLIILRTIKLKKAKSANAEVKTQMLNAFTLSEAVQKVKSIDSPMSRVVDESLRAYQSYRQSNAKTLTTELPLNEYLVIQIRNSMEQAMRQFDYGMTALASIGATAPFIGLFGTVWGIYHALINIGQSGQMSIAAVAGPIGEALVSTAAGLFVAIPAVLAYNFLNRGKKTLSQDMDAFAHDLHVRLLNQKD, from the coding sequence ATGGATTTGAAATTAGTGTTTGAATCAGGCGATTTCGTCCTGATCAGTGTATTCGTACTGATGCTGTTGATGAGCATTGTTACTTGGTGTCTGATTATCCTGCGCACTATCAAACTGAAAAAAGCCAAAAGTGCCAATGCTGAAGTGAAAACGCAAATGCTAAATGCTTTTACGCTGTCGGAAGCAGTACAAAAAGTGAAAAGCATCGATTCACCGATGAGCCGTGTGGTGGACGAATCCCTGCGTGCCTACCAAAGCTATCGTCAAAGCAATGCGAAAACACTTACTACCGAACTGCCTTTGAACGAATACCTCGTCATTCAAATCCGAAACAGTATGGAGCAAGCCATGCGCCAGTTTGACTACGGTATGACTGCTTTGGCATCCATTGGTGCAACCGCTCCATTTATCGGTTTATTCGGTACGGTTTGGGGAATTTACCATGCTTTAATCAATATCGGTCAAAGCGGACAAATGAGTATTGCTGCCGTTGCCGGTCCGATTGGTGAGGCGTTGGTATCTACTGCTGCCGGTTTGTTTGTCGCCATTCCTGCTGTTTTGGCGTACAACTTCCTCAATCGCGGTAAGAAAACCCTCTCTCAAGATATGGACGCTTTCGCACACGATTTACACGTCCGCCTGTTGAATCAAAAGGACTAA
- a CDS encoding biopolymer transporter ExbD, producing MAFGSMNSGDDAPMSDINVTPLVDVMLVLLIVFMITMPVLTHSIPLELPTASEKAAKQKEKQPKDPLRLTIDANGSYYVGGDSATKVDIDTVISRLKTEKQENADTIVAIAADKAVEYEYVNKALEAAREAGISKIGFVTETKAQ from the coding sequence ATGGCATTCGGCTCTATGAATTCCGGCGATGACGCGCCGATGTCGGACATCAACGTTACGCCTTTGGTCGATGTTATGCTGGTGTTGTTGATCGTTTTCATGATCACTATGCCCGTATTGACCCACTCGATTCCTTTGGAATTGCCGACCGCTTCGGAAAAAGCGGCAAAGCAGAAGGAAAAGCAGCCTAAAGACCCGCTGCGACTGACGATAGATGCCAACGGCAGCTACTATGTCGGTGGTGATTCTGCGACTAAAGTCGATATTGATACGGTGATTTCACGTTTGAAAACCGAGAAGCAGGAAAATGCGGATACGATCGTAGCAATTGCGGCTGATAAAGCAGTCGAGTACGAATACGTCAATAAGGCGCTCGAAGCTGCGCGTGAAGCCGGTATCAGTAAAATCGGCTTTGTAACTGAGACTAAGGCGCAATAG
- a CDS encoding NnrS family protein, which translates to MTAFFKHPVWAMAFRPFYSLAALYGALSILLWGFGYTGTPELSNFYWHAHEMIWGYAGLVVIAFLLTAVATWTGQPPTRGGVLAGLTAFWLAARIVVFIPGWGATASGILGTLFFWYGAVCMALPVIRSKNKRNYVAVFAIVVLGCTHAAFHFQLHAGNASALLSGLQSGLIMVSGFIGLIGMRIISFFTSKRLNVPQIPSPMWVAHASLWLPMLTAMLMAHHALPWLSSAFAFAAGVIFTVQVYRWWYKAVLKEPMLWILFAGYLFTGLGLIAIGASYFHSSFLNLGVHLIGVGGIGVLTLGMMARTALGHTGNSIYPPPKSVPVAFWLMIAATVIRIIATFVSGTGYIHSIRTSAVLFALSLLLYAWKYIPWLIRPRLDGKPG; encoded by the coding sequence ATGACCGCCTTTTTCAAACACCCTGTTTGGGCAATGGCATTCCGCCCGTTTTACTCGCTGGCGGCACTATACGGCGCACTCTCCATCCTGCTTTGGGGCTTCGGCTATACGGGTACGCCCGAGTTGTCCAATTTTTATTGGCACGCCCATGAGATGATCTGGGGCTATGCCGGACTCGTCGTCATCGCCTTCCTATTGACTGCCGTTGCCACTTGGACGGGGCAGCCGCCCACGCGCGGAGGCGTTTTGGCAGGATTGACCGCATTTTGGTTGGCGGCAAGGATTGTCGTTTTCATTCCGGGCTGGGGTGCAACCGCCAGCGGCATACTCGGCACGCTGTTTTTTTGGTACGGCGCAGTTTGCATGGCATTGCCCGTCATCCGTTCCAAAAACAAACGCAACTACGTCGCCGTGTTCGCCATCGTCGTCCTAGGCTGCACGCACGCCGCATTCCACTTCCAACTGCATGCCGGAAACGCATCTGCACTGCTCAGCGGGCTGCAGTCCGGTCTGATTATGGTCTCAGGCTTTATCGGCCTTATCGGCATGCGGATTATTTCCTTCTTTACCTCCAAACGCCTGAATGTTCCGCAAATCCCCAGTCCGATGTGGGTCGCGCACGCGTCCCTCTGGTTGCCCATGCTGACTGCCATGCTGATGGCGCACCATGCCCTGCCTTGGCTTTCATCTGCTTTTGCCTTTGCAGCGGGCGTGATTTTTACCGTACAGGTTTACCGCTGGTGGTATAAAGCTGTTCTGAAAGAACCGATGCTGTGGATTTTGTTCGCAGGCTATTTGTTCACAGGATTGGGATTGATTGCCATCGGTGCCTCCTACTTCCACAGCTCTTTCCTTAATCTTGGCGTACATCTCATCGGCGTCGGCGGCATCGGCGTCCTGACATTGGGCATGATGGCTCGCACCGCGCTCGGGCATACCGGCAACTCCATCTATCCGCCACCCAAATCCGTACCCGTCGCCTTTTGGCTGATGATAGCCGCCACCGTCATCCGCATCATTGCAACCTTCGTCAGCGGCACCGGTTACATCCACAGCATCCGCACTTCCGCAGTCTTGTTTGCCCTGTCCTTGCTGCTTTACGCATGGAAATACATCCCTTGGCTCATCCGCCCGCGTTTGGACGGCAAGCCGGGTTAA
- a CDS encoding Rrf2 family transcriptional regulator, with protein sequence MYLTQHTDYGLRVLIYAAVNDDSLVNIGTIAEAYDISKSHLMKVVTALVKGGFLTSTRGKGGGLRLANTPDKINVGAVVRHLEPMQVVECMGENNECLITPSCRLAGILGGAIKAFFAHLDGFTLQDLLNKPTYDLLYEPRIEIIAEKVNGKTA encoded by the coding sequence ATGTATCTGACGCAACATACGGATTATGGTCTGCGGGTATTGATTTATGCGGCCGTAAACGACGATTCGTTAGTCAATATCGGAACCATTGCCGAAGCCTATGACATTTCTAAAAGTCATCTGATGAAAGTCGTTACCGCGCTTGTCAAAGGCGGATTTCTGACCAGTACAAGAGGGAAAGGAGGCGGACTGCGTCTTGCCAATACTCCCGATAAAATTAATGTCGGCGCAGTAGTGCGCCACCTTGAGCCTATGCAGGTTGTCGAATGCATGGGGGAAAATAACGAATGCCTGATTACGCCGTCCTGCCGTCTTGCCGGTATTTTGGGCGGAGCGATTAAGGCTTTCTTTGCACATTTGGATGGGTTTACTTTGCAGGATTTGCTTAACAAGCCGACTTATGATTTGTTGTATGAGCCGAGAATTGAAATCATTGCAGAAAAAGTGAACGGCAAAACAGCATGA